ACTCTAgtgatagttaaaaaaaaaaaaattattaccgATCGTCGATGATTATCACCATACGTCATGTATGTACAAATTGTGTGTTTAATTTTCATGCAAACTAAGCAAAACTGGCTAAATCAATTGTACAGCTAACAAGTTCAACACTACTAAAACGATTAGCACTcaaatcaggaaaaaaaaagagaaaaacttttTTTGACTGTAAAAATCAGAAGAACAGTAATCACAAAAGGATGCAAAAAGTACGGGACTTGGCCGTATCATGCTCTCCAACAGTTGTTGGAGTATGCACATCAATTGGAGCACTGTAATAACTATTTTGTGTGCATGTTTTTGGCCGCTAATTTTGGAGTAAAAAGTCGGTGACAAGTCCCACCATCTAATAGCAGCTTTAAAATAACCAAAGTCGGCTTCACAAGGTGCTTGATCACCGACTTATGTTtagattcggattcgggttctaCCGATTGAGTGGAAAACGGTTACCGATTGGGTTCGCATGCATCTCTTCCCTCGTCTCTTTAGCTATACCGGTTCGAACCAGTTTGAAGTTGGAACTGCAAAATCGGTACCCAATAGAACCGGTTACGGACCGGTTCAGATTTTACCCGAGCCAATTAAAATTGGTACTAGACAAAAATATACAATTCCTTTAGTTGGGGACTTTCCATGTATTACACCTTTGGacatttgaattttcaaaattttaatttattataatttttaattcaaattgtataatttattataattaagttttataatatatttagttgactaaatgtTAAACATTTCATATCACTTTCAAGTTTCAAttagtaataatataatatattaatatttagttaactaaatatattataaaacttaattataataaattatacaatttgaattaaaaattataataaattaaaattttgaaaattcaaatgtCCAAAGGTGNTTTAGTTGACTAAATGTTAAACATTTCATATCACTTTCAAGTTTCAAttagtaataatataatatattaatatttagttaactaaattaggttgaagataattttaattttttttttttttgattaaacagggatttACCCTATTTTTggagataattttaaattttttaatcaaaaaaattagtatagaTTAAAAGTTGAGGACTAAAATGTGAAGCGGCACATATTAGAGTATCAAAGGTGTAATTCAGCCTCTTTCGATCAATTTTgagtcaaaattttctatttgcGCTCGTCGTCCACAATTCTTCGTCCCCAATCTCGCGCGATTCGCACCTCCGCTCGATCCCCCTATGCCCTAATCAGATCACGGTGTCTTGGGATTTCGCCGAGATCTCCTCTatctaattcaaatttcatcTTCCCTCATTCGTTTTTTTAACTTGGATCACTCGATGCAACCCCCTGGCGATCGAAACCCCGAATCAGGTTAGgattttttccttcaaattctTCTAATCATTGATGTAATTATCTGCAAATCCCTTCTATTATTCTCTGAATTAGTTGTTTCTTTTGTTACTGTCACCTTTTGATCTACTATGGAGCAATTAATTCCTATTCGGAGAATGTGTTGACGTGATTAACAAGTAGGAGGAATTGTTTTGAAACAtgctttaatttttgttattttctagCGCAATGTTGTCAGAGAATTGTATTTTTTGCTTCAAACCAACTGATGTTCATAACTATTATAGATAGAAGTAGAACTATTTGTCTATGATTTCATCAATTCGTTGTGTTAGAATATTTAGTTCAAGGGCTTGTTTGGTGCTGCTGTTTCTTCTGCTTTAAGCTGTAGTTACATGTACAAGAGTGTTTGGCAATAAGAAAGTTCTAATTTGGAGCTTCGGTTGTACCAGGACGTAGAAACTTGATTTGCTGCTCCTATTTGTTGCTTTTGTGCGAATGCATAAGTTGCCATTAACTATGTTCAAAGTAGTTTTGAAATTTGCTTTGATAAACTGTATCAACTGTAAATGCCTACTCATAAGGAAGAAAACTTGACCATGAATAACCCCTTCTTTCGTAGTTTGCTAGGCACCGGGGAACCTCATCTTTTAATCTCATCTGCTTTTTGTGTTATTATTTTCGGTGAGGGCTTGTATGTTTTAGCGACGAAATCTAACtggttattatctatttctTCTTTGCTTCTTGCGGCATTTTTAGGCTGTGATCTTATTATGATTCTGTGGTAGGTGTTTAATTGTGACTTTGATAATATGCATTGATATGTCATTTTTATTGATGGTTATTGCCAGAGCTTGTTGCAATTGCTAGGCGCTTTGAAAGATGATCcaagaatttatatttttagctaattgTTTTTTAGAGATTGTGCAACAATTAGATGATCATGCATGAAGATATGGATGTTTGTTATCTCACAAACATTATGCTTGCTTTGTCATATGGCAATGCTTAAACTTTAAATGATCGAAACTAGAGTTCCAGTTGACCTTAGCATAGCATCTTTCCATAATGCCACTTAAACAACCTTGAGTAAGagattgaaatttattttagtcGAGTTATGTTCTGAATGCTATTTTATCCTATTTTATCTTATATGTGCATAAAATATGGCTTGTAGCCGTAGATAAAACTTTCCATCATGCTAAATCTATTCGTCTTGCATGTTTTGAGTGATTTTAGGATAAAAACATAGCCTTTCATTGACTGTTTTTAGAGTATATTGTAACTTGATGCATTTTTGTTGGCAGGAAGTATGAGAAAGATAGATACATCGTGTTATTCTTGGAAATGCATTCGGAGATGGGTTGGCACAGATACATGGAGATGGTCTCTGGGTTTACTTTATATTGTTGCAGTTGCAGCCATATGGATTGCTGCAAGTTATATAGTTCAATCGGTTGTAGATTCTGGCGTTTCTCCTTTCCTAATAACCTACATCTGCAATTCGCTATTTATAATCTATATACCTATCGTGGAATTTGCACGGTACTTTGAAGATTCACTAGAAAAGTTTTGGCTATTATTTAGTAATAAGAATGATTTAGACATGCAACGATCTGGTGAATTGGAGAACATAAATCTCTTACAAGAAAATGATCATCAAGCGGTCCAATCTGTACCAAACCTCCCTGAAGAGGATAACACTCTTGCTCTGCCTGAATCAACTACAATTGTTGAAGATTCTACAAAGCAAGTAGATGAGAAGGGGCGGTGGACTCGCACTCGTGTGGCTAGAGTCAGCTTGTTAATATGCCCTTTTTGGTTTTTTGCGCAGCTCACATTCAATCTCTCTCTGAAGTACACCACGGTCACGGTGAGTATCAATAGACATGAATTAATTGTGGGCAAAATGTATGAATTGTCCCTATGCTATCCCAATATTGTGATCTAATGCCTTAACTTTTAACTTAAGCACTATAGTCCCTGGACATTTTCATATATTGAAATTCAGTCTGACTATTGAGAAGATATCCAAGTTATTCCTGTTAAATGACCATTTTTCCCTTATGTAATGTAATATCCTTGTTTCAATGTACTTGAAACGATTAAAAAAGCTATTCTTATAAAGGAATGTCATGTGTTTGTGTTGTCAGATTTTCTACTTTAGTCGCCAGGGCCCAGGGCTGGAAAATATAAAGAGGAAATCCAGGGACCGAATGTTTGAGGGAAAAGTTCAGAGACTGATGTGTTTAAGAGAAAACTAAATTGCAACATTGAATAGTACAGGGATGGATAATCCATGCATTTTATTCTTAACTGATTTGCTTTATGACTGCATTATGcctaattttctttctttctctgcTACAGTCAAATACTATCTTAAGCAGTACTTCTAGCCTCTTCACATTTTTGGTGGCGCTAGTATTTCTTGGAGAAACATTTACTTGGGTGAAGCTAATCAGTGTTCTTCTCTGCATGGGAGGAACAATAATAGTCAGTCTAGCTGATTCAAATTCCACAGCGAATGCTATTGCGACGAACCCTCTTCTTGGAGACATTCTTACCCTTATTTCGGCGGGCTTGTACGCTGTGTACATCACCCTGATACGGAAAAAATTGCCTGATGAGAAAGAAGGTCAAGGCCAAGCAAGTACAGCTCAGTTTCTTGGATATCTTGGGTTGTTTAATATGTTAATTTTTCTTCCTGTTGCACTTGTGTTGAATTTCGCTAAGCTAGAGCCATTCCACAAGCTAACGTGGGAGCAAGTTGGTCTCATTGTTGGAAAAGGTGGGTGATCTTTCTCATTCAACACCTACGTATAATTATCTTCATATTTTAAGTCTGAACACAATTAGCATTGTTTGTTCTGCTgcttatatcaaattttagaaaagcaattcttcttttctcttttatcaTCACCTGCCTACCTGGGTTTAGGTCAATCTAAATGCAAATTTACAGCCAAAAGGAGATCTTTTGTAGATTCAAAGGATAATAACTCAtaacaatttttaatttgaatttcttAAATAAAGCTCTTGGTGTCAACGTAATTTGTCCTGCAATAGCTGGTCATAGCACATTAGCTGTCTAACTCCAAGCTTAAAGAATCTGTAAGTATTTTTACCAGAAAGACAATTACTCAATATTTATTATGGATTTCCTTGTGTGCATCCTGGGAGTAAATGGCAATAGGTCGAACTGGAACCAGCTAAGATAAATCTTCTTGCTTGCAAATTTGCAATCTTCTGATTCCCCTCAGAAACTTAGAttctttgttttattattatttttatttgataccAGAGACCAGCAGTTTTCAGTAGATGTATTTTAGTGGGCCAATGTCTTAAATTGTTATCAGGTCACTATTTCTTTCTAtattgtagattttttttttcttcatctttttgcAGTAAAAGATCTGCTATATTCGTCATTGCTCAAATGCTATAAATCATTTGGACAAAGAAATGTTATGGAGGCTTATTGAATGTCAACTTTTCTACAGGATTACTAGATAATGTGCTAAGTGATTACTTATGGGCAAAGGCCATACACCTTACCACGACCACGGTGGCAACAGCCGGCCTTACAATTCAGGTCCCAATAGCCGCCATTGTGGACTCTCTAACTGGCCATGCTCCTCATCTCCTCAACTATGTCGGAGCTGCTGCAGTTTTGGTTGGATTTGCGGGGATCAACGTTCCATCTGATTCTCCCACCAAAATTGAAGTCACTCAACAGCAAGAACAAGACGCCGAGAGCATAACTGTGATCAATCACCGCCTCGAATTGTCGCATGAAGGTGGCGAATCTCCTATTTCTTAATGCAACTTCTCTATCTTCACAGTATATTTCTTGGTTAACTTTTGGTGACAGTGAATACAATTTTGATCAGCAAGATCATTGTGATAGCAATTTATGTGGTAAAAACACATAGACCTTTCCCGAACTATGGTGTATTTAGAAATAGGTAatgaacttcaaattttttttttattttactgctTAAACAGATATTTTGACTTAAGAAAACTCCTTGTAATTCCATTAGAACTTTACGCTTTCTATCATAAAAGTTAAAGAATATTTCATCAAGTatggtataatttattttattaaattaaggtTAAATCAAATGCAATCTTAGGTTACATAGTAAGATCAAATTGTTTGATGTTTGGATATCCATTTGAAAATACACCATAGTCCAGGTAAGGTCTCTTAAGTTATTACGAATTAATGCAGCATCTTTTCTGCTTTATTCCGTGGAAAGATCTGCAGCAACTGCAAATGCTATGGTACAgcttatgtatatatacacatgaCACTTTCAAACAAGGCCTTGAGAGAGGGGGTTGGTTATTATTGCCAATATTGAGCAACCAATATTGTGAACCATTAAATGGGTGGTTTTGATCCATTATCCTGTATCTTATTGGAATACTATAAGTatcatgatttttatttttattttttaaattccaatGTATCGATTGTTCGATTAAGTTGTTCTTATATTCTTTGAtcaaattctttttcttctgaAAAGGGTACATTGGGACAGGATGAACATGAGTTTTTCCTTTTACTAGAGTGATAAATTGTCTCCTTTTGTACTGAATGTTGTTGCATTGCAAGGTTTTGCATGGTGATTAATGAGCATAGATAGAGTGATGTGACTAAAAAagacatttttatttattattatgcaCAGAACAAATCCATTTAATTTCTGAATAATAATCAGGTTGGATAAATCCTTTTTGCAATTACAGGTGGCTCTGTTACcatcaaaatatttatattctctTCGTttgtttattcaaaaaaaagtaaaaaaaaaaaatgcaagtaaTTCTTATGCTTGTACACAAATTCTACAAATCTTTACAAAATTGATGAGTATTTATAATCAATCACAATGATGCTCAGATTCAGTCCATTGAAATCAATCACTTATTAGTtcctacaaaaataaataataaataaataataattaaaaagaaaccCACGAGTTTGATTGACGTATTAACGAATAGAGTAAGCAGATCCGACCCGCATCCGGATCAACCTGGCGGTCGATCACGTCTTCTCCGTCCGATCCTAATCAGACGGCTATACCTGCTCCTCCTCACGATAAAAGACCCCGCCCCTTCTCGTAAAAACCCTAACAACCTCTGAagccccccctctctctctctctctctctttctctctctctataatatatattctcCTCGGCGACCCCAAATTCCTCGATGCGCTTGGTCTCTTCTTCGCCCTCCTCTCTTCTACTTCCCTTTTTCATATTTTCCGATTCTCTTCTTTTGGTGTGGCTCCTTAAAAgatttgattatgttttgttttttttttttttcgttttttctttttgggggaGTAATTTCGATGCTAATTCGTTAATTGTGGTTGCTGTGATGAGGCTGTATATGTGGACTAGAGTTTCTGATCTCTGGGTTTTTCTCAAAACCAGGATTTGAAGACCACCCCTTGGCTGTCTGAGCTCATCTCTTCTatctaattttttgtttttttgttatttatttatttattttttcccaatctctctctctctctctctctccctctccaatttttttttttttttggaaaatttttaAGAGATCGAATCATATGATCGATTCTGATTGTTGCTTTGTTGGTTTGTTTTATCTGATTTTAGGGAGTTATGTTGTATAATTGTATTCTAATTTTGTTTACGAGATGCATGGTGCGTCCATTACCAATTCTGGGGGAGAAAATGAATGAATCAGTTCCTCTCGGTGTAATGGCTCGGGCGCTACACTAATAACAAATGTGTGGTTATCCTGATCTGTGGCTTTATCTCTCTTGTGCCATTCCGATCCTGGAAACGCCACATACACACATTCATCCAACAACAGAGTTTAATTAAGAGCACTGATAAAACTGCAACTTAAcaatagaaaaaagaagatcGTGACATAGAACAACATCAATATCTATGGTTTCATTTTACACAAATTTCGATTCAATAGAAAAAAGGGTAGCCACATATGATGAACTACTCTTATGAAGCTTAATTCATTTTTGTACACCAAAATTgcgaaatattttttaaaaaaaaacgaaaatgcGAAAGATATTATTGCATCTTTGACCAGATGAACTGTTAACCGTTAAAAGGAGGAGAGTTGTATGGACGGTCTCTGATGATCCAGCATAGGGGATCCAAGGGTGTAGTAGAAATGTATTAAACTTAACAGTactatagaatttaaatttagtatttaatctttcaaactatttaatttaaaaaatttgatgatttttttggagataaataaaagttaattatttattttaataattctaTGGTGatgtaaattgtataaaatatattaattaaatttgtaaagatcaatatcacattcaaattttaaaataagagcCACTAAATggcttaaataaaataaattaaaaagttagatagCAAAATTAAGAAGTATTGAAGTTGTTGATATTATATTGAGCCTACCAAATTTGGTGACATCTTAAAATTACTACTCACTTCTCATGCTACCATTTGAAATCTTTCTTCAAGCTTGTTTGAAAGTTTCcttgttatttttattcttttaaagtAAGTTTGATGCCTCTAAACTTAGTATAAAAACATTCAGAACTTACCTATTTTGAACcgactatttaatattttcaagttttaatgttactatttaattttttaatttgtttgactaGAGTCGGTGAGcggtattttgatttcaaattttaatctaattatttattttaatatatttatagttgcatgagttttattaaaatatactaactaaatttgtagAGATAGAcgatgtatttaaaattttgacattcaaattttaaaattaaaatattattgattgattcaaatcaaataaattaaaatattagacagtaaaattaaaattttaaaaaattaaataatcaattCAAAATAGTCGAAAATTTGGTAAGCCCTGCACGTTTTTATCTTTAAAGTTCACTGGACGTATCTAATTGGTCTGCATGCTCCAAAGAGCGTTGCAAACggatgatgtttttttttttttttttgaaacagaTAGTAGCAtattatccgcttcgtttattttatttagaaataaaaaaaactgaagatgtgaatcaattaggattcgaacttgagtctcagagtaccaaccaccaaactctttgccacttactctagggacggttgatACAAACAAATGATGTTATAAATTATAACAGGGGTGAAAATGAATTGAATATGATCGGATATTTGATGAAATCACATTCgcattcatatttttattttcggaTATAAATTTAGATACGGATGTTTGTCGGATGCTAAACTTTTGGTGCCATATCCGCTAaaatggattcggatatggtcCGATATTTTTTTCGAATTCGAATAAGAATTGGATATGTATTCAGATAATATTATACGTTAATATGTGTATATACAAtaaataaggaaacaaaaaaaatattttatttttctatcttatTTTCTCGTTTTATTTCttcacatataaaatataactcattataaaataacacaaaataataggaattgagctcctatgcttttaaaagtacaagttattaatgcttatagatttttagctattggattaaGATATATGTGGTTAGAGTAATGTGGGacaaaatgcttggtgcttttacaagcactataACTGGACTCAAATAATAGTACTAAAAGTTCGGGCGAGCGAAATTGGAGTGGGcagatcaaaaaatataaagaatatgaaaataataatactaaaagtCCAAATATCTAGATttgtatctctttttttttcgaatatCCTAAAAAAATTAACTCTCTAAAACTAAAATCATATTCGTATTCGTATCCGACCGAATCTATTTCATCCTTTATATAGGGTCTGAATCTCacacccatttatttttttatttattttactatttaaaaaaaaagagataaataagaTGCTAATTAAATACTAGCTTTTGAATGATTTTAACgtaaaaattacaatttatatATAGGTGTACAGATAATATTGCTTGATGGACAAATCCGAGTCGGAGATTAATGGATGGGCGTGTGCTTATTAAGCTCCACCATCAATTCGGCCCACTCTCAAGTATagagaattatatataaataaatataaaataatttcataTGCGTCCctataaatttgtaaatactCTCGAGTATGaagaattatatataatgtaaaataatttcataTGTGTCGCTATAAATTTGTAAAACACAaatttatttctgtaaaatttcaTATGCAATATTTGTTTTATCTTTCTCGCCATATTAAAATGAATAAGTGCTTAACAACAGATGCTACCAATGTGGTgcaatatttattaaaatgaaTAGGTGCAATATTTAccatatattcatatataaaactgtatcaaaaaaaaaaaaagaagaaaaatagtgtggacttaattgacaaaaaaaattatatacaaaatttatagaCCTGAATCCACCGGGCCCGATTTCGACCCGATATCAATAAAAAATAGGCCTGGCCCAGAAACGCGGATCCTAGTGATTGGCCTAAACCCGGTTTCTAAAACCCGCATCCAACATCCGGATTTGGATACATACACGAGACAACTCGCCATTTCAATTCAGAGAATCGGAGGGTGTCCACGCCGCTCACCATCCCCGCTTTTTCATCTTCGTCATCGTGGGGAGGGCTCCGATCGCTCCGGCGACAACGAAGCTCCTAGGGTTTTCCTGAAACCCTAATCGccttctttttcctcctcatcttcttcttcttcttcttcttcttcttctcttcgaTCTCGTGGGATTCGATCCGATTTTGTgtacctcctcctctcctccttcgATCGCGAtgctgggtcggaagctctacaAGACGAAGCTCTGTATACTTTACCAGAAGGGCCGGTGCTCTCGGCCCACCTGTAACTTCGCCCATGGCGAGGCCGAGCTCCGCCGCTTCGCGGGGTCCTTCGATGGTTAGTGCGTACACCGATctcaaggaaaaagctcgaatTATGGATTTGTATTCGAATTAGTTGTCACCTTGTGCTTCTTTCTTAATTTGGTACTCTAATAGTGCTGTTTTATTAAATATACTAGAAATTTGTTCTTACTTTACTTTGATTATTGGATTGATCGCATATGCGCTAATTGCTAGGTTCCATCATGCTTTTGAGTGGTtactttagtttttaaaattttttgatgggTGTTAGGAATCTGATTGGTTGTAGGAAGAGTAAGAACTGCATATATGGTCGAATTACTCTTATTCATAGTTTAGGTTATTAAGTAGCGGAACTGATGATATGTATACAGATTTCAATAACAGTTGAAGGAAAAACACCAATAGTGAGTATATATGTGGATATCCTGACTACTTAATTGGTTGAGGAAGTGGGAAGATACAGCCTGC
This window of the Ananas comosus cultivar F153 linkage group 19, ASM154086v1, whole genome shotgun sequence genome carries:
- the LOC109725057 gene encoding thiamine-repressible mitochondrial transport protein THI74, whose amino-acid sequence is MQPPGDRNPESGSMRKIDTSCYSWKCIRRWVGTDTWRWSLGLLYIVAVAAIWIAASYIVQSVVDSGVSPFLITYICNSLFIIYIPIVEFARYFEDSLEKFWLLFSNKNDLDMQRSGELENINLLQENDHQAVQSVPNLPEEDNTLALPESTTIVEDSTKQVDEKGRWTRTRVARVSLLICPFWFFAQLTFNLSLKYTTVTSNTILSSTSSLFTFLVALVFLGETFTWVKLISVLLCMGGTIIVSLADSNSTANAIATNPLLGDILTLISAGLYAVYITLIRKKLPDEKEGQGQASTAQFLGYLGLFNMLIFLPVALVLNFAKLEPFHKLTWEQVGLIVGKGLLDNVLSDYLWAKAIHLTTTTVATAGLTIQVPIAAIVDSLTGHAPHLLNYVGAAAVLVGFAGINVPSDSPTKIEVTQQQEQDAESITVINHRLELSHEGGESPIS